The Panthera leo isolate Ple1 chromosome C2, P.leo_Ple1_pat1.1, whole genome shotgun sequence genome window below encodes:
- the PDZD11 gene encoding LOW QUALITY PROTEIN: PDZ domain-containing protein 11 (The sequence of the model RefSeq protein was modified relative to this genomic sequence to represent the inferred CDS: inserted 2 bases in 2 codons; substituted 2 bases at 2 genomic stop codons), whose product MDSWIPYYDYPVVFLPAYKYPQAWIPPHXRVHHSXTQFLPGTVTLKKPPGAQLAFNIQGGRASQLGIFISKVIPDSDAHQARLQERDQIVAVNYVDFQDIEHNVEILKTAREIGXPYNYHHXKERTVHQRIAAHSPPHGIF is encoded by the exons ATGGACAGCTGGATTCCTTATTATGACTACCCTGTGGTTTTCCTGCCTGCCTACAAGTATCCCCAAGCATGGATTCCTCCTCATTAGAGGGTGCATCACT GGACCCAGTTTCTGCCTGGAACTGTCACACTGAAGAAGCCCCCTGGAGCTCAGTTGGCATTTAATATCCAAGGAGGAAGGGCCTCACAACTAGGGATATTTATCTCCAAGGTGATTCCTGACTCTGATGCACATCAAGCAAGACTTCAGGAGAGGGACCAAATCGTAGCTGTGAATTATGTGGATTTCCAAGACATTGAGCACAATGTTGAGATCCTGAAAACAGCCCGTGAAATCG AACCATACAATTATCATCACTGAAAAGAGAGGACTGTGCACCAGAGAATTGCAGCCCATAGCCCTCCACATGGAATCTTCTAG